In Flavobacterium lacustre, a genomic segment contains:
- a CDS encoding HPP family protein: MPIQKIKRSYRKTKYILYKETLVDFEEHFWAFIGSFVAIGILAYIQSIHFSGNDAVYLIGSFGASSVLVYGIIQSPFSQPRNLVGGHLISAFIGVTVHKLVPDIIWIAAPLAVSLSIVLMQITKTLHPPGGATALIAIIGSDKIKALGYTYLLSPVLIGVLILLLAALIFNNMTSKRQYPNHKKYHKIKKRIRAVFKTDTIT, translated from the coding sequence ATGCCAATTCAGAAAATAAAACGAAGCTATCGTAAAACAAAATATATTCTTTATAAAGAGACTTTAGTTGACTTTGAAGAGCATTTCTGGGCTTTCATAGGTTCATTTGTTGCTATCGGAATATTAGCTTATATCCAATCTATCCATTTTTCAGGAAATGATGCGGTGTATTTAATTGGCTCTTTTGGCGCATCGAGTGTGTTAGTTTACGGTATTATCCAAAGTCCATTTTCGCAACCCCGAAACTTGGTTGGCGGGCACTTAATCTCTGCATTTATAGGTGTTACCGTTCACAAATTAGTTCCTGATATTATTTGGATTGCGGCTCCATTGGCAGTTTCACTTTCTATTGTTTTGATGCAAATTACCAAAACTTTGCACCCGCCGGGAGGCGCAACGGCTCTTATCGCTATTATTGGTTCCGATAAAATAAAAGCGCTTGGATATACTTATCTATTATCTCCGGTACTAATTGGTGTGTTGATTTTACTTTTAGCAGCGTTAATTTTCAATAATATGACTTCGAAAAGACAATATCCAAATCATAAAAAGTATCATAAAATAAAAAAGAGAATTCGGGCAGTTTTCAAAACTGATACAATTACCTGA
- a CDS encoding nucleoid-associated protein: MINLFNTHIETLSIHRVGNKSRNEAIFLSEQPFNLNDEIVPLMKEFFLKPFREKEENYFQFAHEVDLDYNDMFKFATEIFENPNTLHDGSKKITKHLFEQSNHPHIKNGEVYITYLTNVNIDNTVVDAIGIFKSEIQADFLQFEEKETHLEMILQHGVSLNKLDKGCLIFNYKKEEGYKILTVDSNRYDARYWLEHFLCVDAFEDENFITKKYLKFCQNFAKDVVFPAEDKKEEVMFMNRSVNYFAKNDQFEETNFLNEVLDNPDLIPEFKNYKIDKGEKYSIEDVTTFPIANAAVSDARKSIKNVINLDTHIQIKMDFINPESAEKFVEKGWDEEKQMYYYLVYFNKEEKS, encoded by the coding sequence ATGATCAACTTATTCAACACCCACATCGAGACGCTATCCATACATCGCGTTGGAAACAAAAGCCGCAACGAAGCTATTTTTTTATCAGAACAACCTTTCAATTTAAATGATGAAATTGTACCGCTGATGAAAGAATTTTTCTTGAAGCCTTTTCGGGAAAAAGAAGAAAATTATTTTCAATTTGCACACGAAGTAGATTTAGACTACAATGATATGTTTAAGTTTGCTACAGAAATTTTTGAGAATCCAAATACGTTGCACGACGGTTCAAAAAAAATCACCAAACATTTATTTGAACAATCAAATCATCCGCACATCAAGAATGGTGAAGTTTATATTACGTATTTGACTAATGTAAATATTGACAACACGGTTGTAGATGCGATTGGGATTTTTAAAAGTGAAATTCAAGCGGACTTTTTACAATTTGAAGAAAAAGAAACGCATTTAGAAATGATTTTGCAACATGGAGTGAGCTTGAATAAATTAGACAAAGGGTGTTTGATTTTTAATTACAAAAAAGAAGAAGGATACAAAATCTTAACCGTAGACAGCAATCGTTATGATGCCAGATATTGGTTGGAACATTTTTTATGTGTTGATGCATTCGAGGATGAAAATTTCATCACCAAAAAATATCTGAAATTCTGTCAGAACTTTGCCAAAGACGTCGTTTTTCCTGCCGAAGACAAGAAAGAAGAAGTAATGTTCATGAATCGTTCTGTAAATTATTTTGCCAAAAATGACCAATTTGAAGAAACCAATTTCTTGAATGAAGTTTTAGACAATCCTGATTTGATTCCGGAATTTAAAAACTACAAAATAGATAAAGGCGAAAAATACAGCATTGAGGATGTAACTACTTTCCCTATTGCAAATGCCGCAGTTTCTGATGCAAGAAAATCAATCAAAAACGTGATTAATTTAGATACGCACATACAGATAAAAATGGATTTTATCAACCCTGAAAGTGCAGAGAAATTTGTTGAAAAAGGATGGGACGAAGAAAAACAAATGTATTACTACTTAGTTTATTTTAATAAAGAAGAAAAAAGTTAA
- a CDS encoding GAF domain-containing protein: protein MNHNFFKDSPFKTLISFHKLIENFEEIAATNVDYRSNYAKALLQEIAPFPEFRSGVEDLNLILENETLIKHLLADLFPTALTNNEIKAVTIPFQNFSFNYTERLKKIVADAGISFDMAIRDFDEHQFYVMSCTLILNAFYDQKIDFNKPLFYEIPNAKAIMNQYRILYNADFIEIIPTEKAPKLTQDEIDFLIDNYENIDLWKEKFPNESWILKGFGIVSLFDSTTESAISKLKSNLLKSEKEKITLNENFEAIFRSIFKIADLKGGYLFYNEEENKFIKPIFNGQPSASFILPLEKEIDCKNALLNCSFENLLENKKPICISNVEKFALQAGNEILGNHLLKQNIHSCIFAPIIKNDILLGVVELVSASPRELNSINAVKLDLILPYLVDTVERYNTDMQNQIEAIIQREYTAIHSSVYWKFRREASKYFQTNNQNKDYIFKEIVFKEVYPLYGQIDIKGSSEHRNETVKEDLKNQLSTLVKIFENQESTTNLILLEQRKFELESFCKELDFPLKADTEQQIQNYIANEIHPILRNTKTNAIGKALEQNYFESLDEKSGMFYHSRKKFDSAMSIINKKLATILDKKQIEAQQIYPHYYERFKTDGVEHNLYIGASITPNQTFDMLYLNNLRLWQLQTLCEMELEHHQLKSSLPYELEVTSLILVFSSPISIRFRMDEKRFDVDGTYNARYEVVKKRIDKANIKGTKERITQKEKITIVYSHKTEETEYLKYIKYLQFKKILEPTIEQFEVEELQGVSGLRAIRVKVVNDILNSETKNYSYQDLLDELN, encoded by the coding sequence ATGAATCATAATTTTTTTAAAGACAGCCCATTCAAAACTTTAATTTCATTTCATAAACTTATTGAAAATTTTGAGGAGATTGCAGCAACAAATGTCGATTATCGCTCAAATTATGCTAAAGCATTATTGCAGGAAATAGCTCCTTTCCCGGAGTTTAGAAGCGGTGTTGAGGATTTAAATCTGATTTTAGAGAACGAAACATTAATCAAACATTTATTGGCTGACTTATTTCCAACAGCTTTAACAAATAACGAAATTAAAGCAGTTACTATTCCGTTTCAAAATTTCAGCTTCAATTATACCGAAAGATTAAAAAAAATTGTGGCTGATGCAGGTATCAGTTTTGATATGGCCATTCGTGATTTTGACGAACACCAGTTTTATGTCATGAGTTGCACGTTGATTTTGAATGCATTTTATGATCAAAAAATTGATTTTAACAAACCCTTATTCTACGAGATTCCAAATGCAAAAGCGATAATGAATCAATATCGAATTTTGTATAATGCTGATTTTATCGAAATTATTCCAACAGAAAAAGCACCTAAACTGACTCAGGATGAGATTGATTTTTTGATAGACAATTATGAAAATATTGATCTATGGAAAGAAAAATTTCCTAACGAAAGTTGGATTTTAAAAGGTTTTGGTATCGTAAGTCTTTTTGATTCAACAACAGAAAGTGCTATTTCTAAATTGAAAAGTAATCTTTTGAAATCTGAAAAAGAAAAAATAACCTTAAACGAAAACTTTGAAGCTATTTTCCGTTCCATATTTAAAATAGCGGATCTAAAAGGAGGATATCTTTTTTATAATGAAGAAGAAAATAAATTTATAAAACCTATTTTTAATGGTCAACCGTCAGCAAGTTTTATTCTTCCGCTTGAAAAAGAAATAGATTGTAAAAATGCTCTTTTGAATTGCTCTTTCGAAAATTTATTGGAAAACAAAAAACCAATCTGCATTTCTAATGTTGAAAAATTTGCTTTACAAGCTGGAAATGAAATTCTTGGAAACCATTTATTAAAACAAAATATTCACAGTTGTATTTTTGCACCAATTATAAAAAATGATATTCTTTTAGGTGTTGTAGAACTTGTTTCGGCCAGTCCCAGAGAACTAAACAGCATCAATGCGGTTAAACTTGATTTGATTTTACCTTATCTGGTAGATACGGTAGAACGCTATAATACAGACATGCAGAATCAGATTGAAGCCATAATTCAGCGGGAATATACCGCTATTCATTCTAGTGTATATTGGAAATTTCGCAGAGAAGCAAGCAAATATTTCCAGACGAACAATCAAAATAAAGACTATATTTTTAAAGAAATCGTGTTCAAGGAAGTCTATCCTTTGTATGGGCAAATAGACATTAAAGGCTCCTCTGAACATAGAAATGAAACGGTAAAAGAAGATTTGAAAAACCAATTGTCTACGCTGGTAAAAATCTTTGAAAACCAAGAATCGACTACAAATCTTATTTTACTGGAGCAACGAAAATTTGAATTAGAATCCTTTTGTAAAGAACTTGATTTTCCACTAAAAGCAGATACGGAACAACAAATTCAGAATTATATCGCTAATGAAATTCATCCGATTTTAAGGAATACCAAAACCAATGCGATTGGAAAAGCATTAGAACAAAATTATTTTGAAAGTCTGGATGAAAAGTCGGGTATGTTTTATCATTCCAGAAAGAAATTTGATAGTGCCATGTCAATTATCAATAAAAAACTGGCGACCATTTTGGATAAAAAACAAATCGAAGCACAACAAATTTATCCTCATTATTACGAACGGTTTAAAACCGATGGTGTTGAACACAACCTGTATATTGGCGCGTCAATTACGCCAAATCAGACCTTTGATATGCTATATCTTAATAATTTAAGGTTATGGCAGTTGCAAACTTTGTGCGAAATGGAACTGGAACACCATCAACTCAAATCCTCTTTACCGTATGAATTAGAGGTAACTTCCTTGATTTTAGTGTTTAGTTCGCCTATTTCTATACGATTTAGAATGGATGAAAAACGATTTGATGTAGACGGAACTTACAATGCACGCTACGAAGTAGTCAAAAAACGAATTGATAAAGCGAATATTAAAGGAACCAAAGAACGAATTACACAAAAAGAAAAAATCACTATTGTGTATTCTCACAAAACCGAGGAAACCGAATATCTAAAATACATCAAATACCTGCAATTCAAGAAAATATTAGAACCAACAATAGAGCAATTTGAAGTTGAAGAATTACAAGGCGTGTCCGGTTTAAGAGCAATTCGAGTAAAAGTTGTAAATGACATTTTAAATTCTGAAACTAAAAATTATTCCTATCAGGATTTATTAGATGAACTGAATTAA
- a CDS encoding chloride channel protein, with protein MNNTTWIKKNYLRIKWQKLIVVSILIGFLSAFLGISLKKITEYYEDIFFNQTESNPLFFILFPVFGLSIIYFLRKYLFRKKENKGIKEVFESTNSTSKNLPLYKIPSHFINGLLTVIFGGSTGIEVSTVVASATIGAVAQRKQNVFRQYKTELICAGVAAGITALFSSPVAGILFALEVISKRVTRAFLISNLIAVATAFGLVFLLNEKPLFIVTITTWHLRAIPYFILLGILAGINSVYLTRCVLFFKSQFSKIKVQYFKILTGSLLLSISLFIFPQLYGEGYHAIKTLFAGSNEIPLSFSLAFTFIGIILLKPIVTSITLASGGDGGVFAPSLFIGAFLGLLVALILNTYLNANVIPVNFMVIGMAAVLSASIHAPFTAIFLVCGLTNDYTLFIPILAVCLISKYTAKLICPFTVYSYSPSLSK; from the coding sequence ATGAATAACACCACTTGGATTAAAAAAAATTACCTAAGAATTAAATGGCAAAAACTTATTGTTGTCTCCATTCTAATTGGGTTTCTTTCAGCATTTTTAGGAATTTCGTTAAAAAAAATAACAGAATATTACGAGGATATTTTTTTTAATCAAACGGAATCAAATCCGCTGTTTTTTATTTTATTTCCTGTTTTTGGACTTTCAATCATTTACTTCCTTCGCAAATATCTTTTTAGAAAAAAAGAAAATAAAGGTATTAAGGAAGTTTTTGAAAGCACAAATTCTACATCTAAAAATCTACCACTTTATAAAATTCCATCTCATTTCATTAACGGATTACTAACTGTAATTTTTGGAGGCTCAACAGGAATTGAAGTTTCTACAGTTGTCGCTTCAGCTACAATAGGGGCTGTAGCGCAACGAAAACAAAACGTATTCCGACAATACAAAACAGAATTGATTTGCGCAGGAGTTGCAGCAGGAATAACAGCTTTATTCAGCAGTCCCGTTGCAGGAATACTTTTTGCATTAGAGGTTATTTCAAAAAGAGTAACCCGTGCTTTTTTAATCAGTAATCTAATTGCTGTTGCAACAGCTTTCGGGCTTGTTTTTTTACTGAATGAAAAGCCTTTATTTATAGTAACGATTACAACTTGGCATCTAAGAGCGATTCCTTATTTTATACTTTTGGGAATTTTAGCCGGAATAAATTCAGTTTATCTCACGCGTTGTGTGCTGTTTTTCAAATCCCAATTTTCAAAAATAAAAGTTCAATATTTCAAAATCCTTACAGGTTCTCTCCTTTTGAGTATTTCCTTATTTATTTTTCCTCAACTTTATGGCGAAGGTTATCATGCCATCAAAACTTTATTTGCAGGTTCAAATGAAATCCCGTTATCTTTTTCATTGGCATTTACTTTTATTGGAATTATACTTTTGAAACCAATTGTAACTTCAATAACACTTGCTTCTGGTGGCGACGGAGGAGTATTTGCGCCAAGCCTTTTCATTGGTGCTTTTTTAGGATTGCTGGTTGCTCTGATTTTAAACACCTATTTAAACGCAAATGTAATTCCTGTTAACTTTATGGTCATTGGTATGGCAGCTGTTTTGAGCGCCAGTATTCACGCTCCCTTTACTGCTATTTTCTTAGTCTGCGGATTAACGAATGATTACACGTTATTTATTCCCATTTTAGCGGTTTGTCTCATCTCAAAATATACAGCAAAATTAATCTGTCCATTTACCGTTTATTCCTATTCTCCCAGTTTATCAAAATAA
- a CDS encoding metallophosphoesterase, with translation MELFLDNHFINRNKTTIGFILLFLLLQSCATHKVQFGKNIENPVSQNATDSSKIVHTFFLIGDAGNANEDKAQQTLKLLENRLKKSDKNSTLLFLGDNIYPKGLPNTDHPEERILAETKLTDQLNLSKDFKGKTIFIPGNHDWYSGIKGLERQAKFVNEYLNDAKAFLPRKSCGIDDVKINDEITLIVIDSQWFLEDWNDSPTINDDCDIKTRDAFFEELENVLNKNQDKTILVALHHPLMSNGTHGGQFSIEKQLFPLEQKIPLPVIGSLFNLLRKTSGISPQDIQNKQYTFFIKRVKTLLQSQENVIVVSGHDHNLQYIEKDNIKQIISGAGSKSEAAKAVFPNDFSYGGNGFTALTVYENGAAKASFYGNEKNAEKLLFETTVINSKDKYTPITSSSFDTTTTAAIYSYKQTHKNAFYRFLFGQHYRKIYNTPIQVQTATIDTLFGGLKPKRAGGGHQSKSLQLVDKNGKEYVMRALKKSASRFLQAVAFKDQFVVNEFEDTYAEDFLFDFYTTSHPYTPFIVGDLAEKIGVAHTNPTLYYIPKHEALKEFNMTFGNELYMVEERPTDSQKEVASFGKPNAIISTDDVLKNIHKDEKYSVDEKSYIKARLFDMLIGDWDRHSDQWRWGEYKAEGKIVYKPIPRDRDQAFTKYDGALLSLLMNMPALRHMQTFKDNIRNVKWFNREPYPQDIAFLKTANENDWIKEAVYIQEHLSDADIDAAFQTLPKEVQDETIESIKHKLKARKNQLQLYASNYYNVLQKTVLIVGTDKKDKFIITHNTKNTVEVAVYRIKKEGNELVYTKKFTAGKTKNLWIYGLDDDDVYEVKGNAKAAINLRLIGGQNNDSYTVTNGKKVKIYDFKSRENTYSLDTKTKTVLTDEYETNLYDYEKPKYNVFSGLPFGGYNPDDGVKLGFIANYTVNKFNQNPYTQKHILKANYFFATDGFELLYNGHFPKAYGKWDIDLESKFTSPNFTVNYFGFGNETVNNDAILGMDYNRVRLRTLNVSPSIKKMGRFGSEIYFSTIFEKIQVEETSNRFINIPETVHSAVFESQQYAGATLKYSFENYDIPSLPTMGFGFSAAGSWKMNLQETQRNFPALDTKINFNHKLDAYGKIVLATHIKAKILFNDNFEFYQGATLGGDYDLRGFRNERFLGKQSFYQSSDIRWNLGKIKRSFAPMSYGILGGFDYGRVWATGENSNKWHQSFGGGLWLNGLNVITARITWFKSLEEEEARIAFGLGFGF, from the coding sequence ATGGAATTGTTTTTGGATAACCATTTTATAAACCGGAATAAAACAACTATTGGCTTTATTCTTCTTTTTCTGCTCTTGCAATCTTGTGCGACACATAAAGTACAATTTGGAAAAAACATAGAAAATCCTGTATCCCAAAACGCAACTGACAGCTCAAAAATTGTCCATACTTTTTTTTTAATTGGAGATGCCGGAAATGCTAATGAAGATAAAGCGCAACAAACACTTAAATTACTCGAAAACAGATTAAAAAAATCGGACAAAAATAGTACTCTTTTATTTCTTGGCGATAATATTTATCCAAAAGGATTACCCAATACTGACCATCCCGAGGAACGAATTTTGGCAGAAACAAAACTCACCGACCAATTGAATTTATCGAAAGATTTTAAAGGAAAAACTATTTTTATCCCGGGAAATCATGATTGGTACAGTGGCATCAAAGGATTAGAACGCCAAGCTAAATTTGTAAATGAATATCTCAATGATGCAAAAGCATTTTTGCCAAGAAAAAGTTGCGGAATTGATGATGTGAAAATTAATGATGAAATCACTTTAATAGTCATAGACAGCCAATGGTTTTTAGAAGATTGGAATGATAGTCCAACTATCAATGACGATTGTGACATCAAAACGCGAGATGCTTTTTTTGAAGAATTAGAAAATGTTTTGAATAAAAACCAAGACAAAACAATACTTGTGGCATTACACCATCCGTTGATGAGCAACGGAACACACGGCGGACAATTTTCGATAGAAAAACAACTTTTTCCTTTGGAACAAAAAATTCCGCTTCCTGTTATTGGTTCACTATTCAATTTACTCCGAAAAACGTCCGGTATCAGTCCACAAGATATTCAAAATAAACAATATACATTTTTTATAAAAAGGGTAAAAACACTATTACAAAGTCAGGAAAATGTTATCGTTGTTTCGGGTCATGACCATAATTTACAATACATTGAAAAAGACAATATCAAACAAATCATTAGTGGTGCAGGTTCAAAATCAGAAGCTGCAAAAGCCGTTTTTCCTAATGATTTTTCTTATGGAGGAAATGGTTTCACAGCTTTGACTGTTTATGAAAACGGAGCCGCAAAAGCCTCTTTTTATGGCAATGAAAAGAACGCAGAAAAATTACTTTTTGAAACTACAGTTATAAATTCAAAAGACAAATACACCCCAATTACATCTTCTTCTTTTGATACAACCACAACTGCCGCAATTTATTCCTATAAACAAACTCATAAAAATGCCTTTTATAGGTTTCTTTTTGGACAACATTACAGAAAAATATATAACACTCCAATCCAAGTACAAACCGCAACTATCGATACCCTTTTTGGCGGATTAAAACCGAAAAGAGCAGGTGGCGGACATCAATCTAAATCCTTACAACTCGTAGACAAAAACGGAAAAGAATATGTAATGCGAGCCTTAAAAAAAAGTGCTTCCCGTTTTTTACAAGCGGTAGCATTTAAAGATCAATTTGTTGTAAATGAATTTGAAGATACATATGCTGAAGATTTTTTATTTGATTTCTACACGACTTCACATCCTTACACTCCATTTATTGTGGGGGATTTAGCCGAAAAAATTGGTGTTGCCCATACCAACCCGACCTTATATTATATTCCGAAACACGAAGCATTAAAAGAGTTCAATATGACTTTTGGAAATGAATTGTATATGGTAGAAGAACGTCCGACAGATAGTCAAAAAGAAGTTGCAAGTTTTGGTAAACCAAATGCGATTATCAGCACCGATGACGTATTGAAAAACATTCACAAAGATGAGAAATATTCGGTTGATGAAAAATCATATATCAAAGCCCGACTATTTGACATGCTCATTGGCGATTGGGACAGACACAGTGATCAATGGCGCTGGGGCGAATACAAAGCAGAGGGTAAAATCGTTTACAAACCCATTCCGCGCGACAGAGATCAAGCTTTTACAAAATATGACGGAGCCTTACTTTCGCTCTTGATGAATATGCCGGCATTGCGTCACATGCAAACATTTAAAGATAATATTCGAAATGTAAAATGGTTCAACCGTGAGCCGTATCCTCAAGATATTGCGTTCTTGAAAACAGCCAATGAAAACGACTGGATAAAAGAAGCTGTATACATACAGGAACACCTATCGGATGCTGATATTGATGCTGCTTTTCAGACTTTACCCAAAGAAGTTCAGGATGAAACCATTGAAAGCATTAAACATAAATTAAAAGCACGAAAAAATCAGTTACAACTCTATGCATCAAATTATTACAATGTACTGCAAAAGACTGTTTTAATTGTTGGAACGGATAAAAAAGATAAATTTATCATTACTCACAATACAAAAAACACTGTTGAAGTAGCTGTATATCGCATCAAAAAAGAGGGTAATGAATTGGTTTACACCAAAAAATTTACAGCTGGAAAAACGAAAAATCTATGGATTTATGGTTTAGACGATGATGATGTTTATGAAGTAAAGGGCAATGCCAAAGCAGCTATAAATCTCCGATTAATTGGCGGACAAAATAACGATTCTTATACTGTAACAAATGGAAAAAAAGTAAAAATATATGATTTTAAATCCAGAGAAAACACATACTCATTAGATACAAAAACAAAAACTGTTTTGACAGACGAATACGAAACCAATTTGTATGATTATGAAAAACCGAAATATAATGTCTTTTCTGGGCTCCCTTTTGGCGGCTATAATCCTGATGATGGTGTAAAATTAGGTTTTATTGCCAATTACACGGTGAATAAATTCAATCAGAATCCATATACTCAAAAACACATTCTAAAAGCAAATTATTTCTTTGCTACAGATGGATTTGAATTGCTTTACAACGGACATTTTCCAAAAGCTTATGGCAAATGGGATATAGATTTAGAATCAAAATTTACGAGTCCTAATTTTACTGTTAACTATTTTGGTTTTGGAAACGAAACCGTAAACAATGATGCCATTTTAGGAATGGATTACAATCGTGTTCGCCTCCGAACCTTAAATGTATCGCCATCAATCAAAAAAATGGGACGATTCGGAAGTGAAATTTATTTCTCTACAATTTTCGAAAAAATTCAAGTTGAAGAAACCTCTAATCGATTTATAAATATCCCGGAAACAGTTCATTCAGCTGTTTTTGAAAGCCAACAATATGCCGGAGCAACACTAAAATACAGTTTTGAAAATTACGATATTCCTTCACTGCCAACGATGGGATTTGGATTTTCAGCAGCGGGAAGTTGGAAAATGAATCTTCAGGAGACCCAAAGAAATTTTCCAGCTTTAGATACTAAAATCAATTTTAATCATAAACTTGATGCCTACGGAAAAATAGTTTTGGCCACACACATAAAGGCAAAAATACTGTTCAATGATAATTTTGAATTTTACCAAGGAGCAACATTAGGTGGCGATTATGATTTGAGAGGATTTAGAAACGAACGCTTTTTAGGCAAACAGTCTTTTTACCAAAGCAGTGATATTCGCTGGAATTTAGGTAAGATAAAAAGAAGCTTTGCCCCTATGTCATATGGGATTTTGGGCGGTTTTGATTACGGCAGAGTTTGGGCAACAGGTGAAAATTCAAACAAATGGCACCAATCATTTGGTGGCGGATTATGGCTCAACGGACTGAATGTGATTACAGCAAGAATAACGTGGTTCAAAAGTTTGGAAGAGGAAGAAGCCCGAATTGCTTTTGGTTTAGGATTTGGATTTTAA
- a CDS encoding Pycsar system effector family protein has product MTLINQAQDFVFNLFKDKLSKVYTYHNLNHTIGVVKAVNILCEKENVSPVDTEILILAAWFHDTGYINGCTNHEEYSSDIAADFLKKNEKSDGYIAKVADLIKVTVKENVPQTLFEKIIKDADYYHLLSEEYSNSCQDLRKEWENTEGKSFSDIEWSAENLDFLKNKHRFYTDFAKENWEPLKQKNIEQIQNIIDSIENKKGKKVKKGAKKKDNEEKPERGIDTVFRVTLGNHTRLSGIADSKANILLSVNAIIISIALSTIIPKLDSPKNAHLVIPTFIMIMSSVITIVFAILSTRPKVTKGIFTRQDIEDKKVNLLFFGNFYKMPLEEYQWAMNEMMKDRAYIYNTMIKDLYFLGVVLEKKYRLLRIAYNLFMFGIVLSVIAFVIAFKTTGA; this is encoded by the coding sequence ATGACCCTTATTAATCAAGCACAAGATTTTGTTTTTAATTTATTCAAAGATAAACTTTCTAAAGTTTATACCTATCATAATTTGAATCACACAATAGGTGTAGTTAAGGCTGTAAATATACTTTGCGAAAAAGAAAATGTAAGCCCAGTGGATACAGAAATTTTAATTCTGGCAGCCTGGTTTCATGATACAGGATATATTAATGGTTGTACGAACCATGAAGAATACAGTAGTGATATTGCTGCCGATTTCTTGAAAAAAAACGAAAAATCCGATGGATATATTGCAAAAGTTGCCGATTTAATCAAAGTCACCGTTAAGGAAAACGTGCCTCAAACACTTTTTGAAAAAATAATAAAAGATGCGGATTATTACCATCTTTTGAGTGAGGAATATAGCAATTCTTGTCAAGATTTGAGAAAAGAATGGGAAAACACAGAAGGAAAATCATTTTCGGATATAGAATGGAGTGCAGAAAACTTAGATTTTCTAAAAAATAAGCATCGTTTTTATACTGATTTTGCTAAAGAAAATTGGGAACCATTAAAACAGAAAAATATTGAACAAATTCAAAATATAATTGATTCAATTGAAAATAAGAAGGGTAAAAAAGTAAAAAAAGGTGCTAAAAAGAAAGATAATGAGGAAAAACCAGAACGAGGAATCGATACTGTTTTTAGAGTTACATTAGGAAATCACACTCGTTTGAGTGGCATTGCAGACAGTAAAGCTAATATTTTATTATCAGTAAATGCTATTATTATTTCGATAGCTCTTTCTACAATTATTCCAAAATTAGACAGCCCCAAAAATGCTCATTTGGTGATTCCAACTTTTATTATGATTATGTCCAGCGTAATTACAATCGTTTTTGCCATACTTTCAACTCGACCAAAAGTGACAAAAGGAATTTTTACCCGTCAAGATATTGAAGATAAAAAAGTGAATTTGCTTTTCTTTGGTAATTTCTATAAAATGCCTTTGGAAGAATACCAATGGGCAATGAACGAAATGATGAAAGACAGAGCTTATATTTATAATACAATGATTAAAGATTTGTATTTTTTAGGGGTTGTTTTAGAAAAAAAATACCGTTTATTGCGTATTGCTTACAACCTTTTTATGTTCGGTATTGTACTTTCGGTGATTGCTTTTGTAATCGCTTTTAAAACTACCGGAGCTTAA
- a CDS encoding IS1096 element passenger TnpR family protein, with product MVYKFRVILDAEEDVFRDIAILEEDTLEDLHNAIFNSFGFDGMEVASFYTCDETWNQEDEISLFDTGDIPGEQKVMSDYQLSDILDEQNTKIIYVYDFINMWTFLVELAAIEDPIAGNMYPETIFSHGEMPDEAMEKNFEADMHDDIYGEFEDDIDEEDLDMFEGDDSFEDYGFEENWN from the coding sequence ATGGTTTATAAATTTCGAGTAATTCTGGATGCAGAAGAAGATGTTTTTAGAGACATTGCCATTCTTGAAGAAGACACTTTAGAAGATTTACACAATGCAATCTTCAATTCTTTTGGTTTTGACGGTATGGAAGTCGCTTCTTTCTACACTTGTGATGAAACTTGGAATCAGGAAGATGAAATTTCGCTTTTTGATACCGGTGATATACCAGGTGAACAAAAAGTCATGAGCGATTACCAATTGTCTGATATTTTAGATGAACAAAATACCAAAATTATCTACGTTTATGATTTCATCAACATGTGGACATTTCTGGTTGAACTAGCCGCTATTGAAGATCCTATTGCAGGAAATATGTATCCGGAAACTATTTTTTCACACGGAGAAATGCCTGATGAAGCTATGGAGAAAAACTTTGAAGCGGACATGCATGACGATATTTACGGAGAATTTGAAGATGATATAGACGAAGAAGACCTTGATATGTTTGAGGGCGACGACAGCTTTGAAGATTACGGATTTGAAGAAAATTGGAATTAG